A DNA window from Vibrio tarriae contains the following coding sequences:
- the gbpA gene encoding N-acetylglucosamine-binding protein GbpA, translating into MKKQPKMTAIALILSGISGLAYGHGYVSAVENGVAEGRVTLCKFAANGTGEKNTHCGAIQYEPQSVEGPDGFPVTGPRDGKIASAESALAAALDEQTADRWVKRPIQAGPQTFEWTFTANHVTKDWKYYITKPNWNPNQPLSRDAFDLNPFCVVEGNMVQPPKRVSHECIVPEREGYQVILAVWDVGDTAASFYNVIDVKFDGSGPVLPDWNPAGQIIPSMDLSIGDTVYTRVFDNEGENPAYRTELRIDSETLTQANQWSYALATKINQTQSQLRAGQINGDQFVPVYGTNPIYLKEGSGLKSVEIGYQIEAPQPEYSLTVSGLAKEYEIGEQPIQLDLTLEAQGEMSAELTVYNHHQKPLASWSQAMTNGELKSITLQLSEAKPGHHMLVSRIKDRDGNLQDQQTLDFMLVEPQTPPTPGDYDFVFPNGLKEYVAGTKVLASDGAIYQCKPWPYSGYCQQWSTSVNQYQPGTGSHWDMAWDKL; encoded by the coding sequence ATGAAAAAACAACCTAAAATGACCGCTATCGCCCTGATCCTCTCTGGTATCAGTGGATTAGCGTATGGACACGGCTACGTTTCCGCAGTGGAAAACGGTGTCGCCGAAGGACGTGTCACCTTGTGTAAATTTGCCGCTAACGGCACTGGAGAAAAAAACACTCACTGTGGCGCGATTCAATACGAACCACAAAGTGTCGAAGGCCCAGATGGCTTCCCGGTCACTGGCCCTCGCGATGGCAAAATTGCCAGTGCGGAATCGGCATTGGCGGCAGCGCTGGATGAGCAAACCGCTGACCGTTGGGTAAAACGCCCAATTCAAGCTGGCCCACAAACCTTCGAGTGGACGTTTACCGCCAACCACGTCACGAAGGACTGGAAATACTACATTACCAAACCAAACTGGAACCCAAACCAGCCATTGTCGCGTGATGCATTTGACCTCAATCCGTTCTGTGTCGTTGAAGGAAATATGGTGCAGCCACCCAAACGTGTCAGCCACGAATGTATCGTGCCTGAGCGCGAAGGGTATCAGGTCATCCTCGCCGTATGGGATGTGGGCGATACCGCAGCTTCCTTCTACAACGTGATCGACGTGAAATTCGACGGGAGCGGCCCAGTGTTACCCGATTGGAACCCTGCAGGTCAAATCATTCCAAGTATGGATCTCAGCATTGGCGATACCGTGTACACTCGCGTGTTTGATAACGAGGGGGAAAACCCAGCTTATCGCACTGAGCTGAGAATTGACTCTGAGACGCTAACCCAAGCCAATCAATGGTCTTACGCATTAGCAACTAAGATTAACCAAACACAAAGTCAACTTCGCGCAGGTCAGATTAACGGCGATCAATTTGTTCCCGTTTACGGCACCAACCCGATTTATCTGAAAGAAGGCAGTGGCTTGAAGAGTGTTGAAATTGGCTACCAAATTGAAGCACCACAACCTGAGTATTCACTGACGGTTTCTGGTCTAGCGAAAGAGTATGAGATTGGCGAACAACCGATTCAGCTTGACCTGACTTTAGAAGCGCAAGGTGAAATGAGCGCAGAGCTGACGGTTTATAATCACCACCAAAAACCGCTGGCAAGTTGGTCACAAGCGATGACGAATGGCGAGCTGAAATCCATCACGCTACAGCTGAGCGAAGCTAAACCGGGACATCATATGTTGGTTTCTCGCATCAAAGATCGTGATGGCAATCTGCAAGATCAGCAAACTCTCGATTTCATGCTGGTTGAACCGCAAACACCACCAACACCGGGTGACTACGACTTTGTGTTCCCGAATGGCCTGAAAGAGTACGTGGCTGGCACCAAAGTGCTCGCTAGTGATGGCGCAATCTACCAATGTAAACCGTGGCCATACTCTGGCTACTGCCAACAATGGTCAACCAGCGTAAATCAGTACCAACCGGGTACAGGCAGCCATTGGGATATGGCGTGGGATAAACTATAA
- a CDS encoding MerR family transcriptional regulator, whose translation MYLISELAFKAGLSRTTLLYYEKLGLIRGQRLDNGYRYYNESDLQQLFLIQQLQSAGLSLKECEECLQAKLDRTLLERRLSQLDDEIEKKVRARELLLALLGERPQRELHHSLSKHAPSAYLSWLNTQGYSEKEAFRLKWLSKDMNEHDIYMQDFMKVFATLQRWGPGGEQDTLKAISLMSIQNMQHILDIGCGTGLSTLLLAENSSAHITAVDNEPIAIEQLEKQRQHSPWKERISPVLGSMTALPFAAKSFDAIWAEGCVYIMGMENALKQWKPFLADNGILMVSDLVWLTENPEPETQQFWQSEYPDIQSIPSRIKLFKKLGYEVMEHFSLGVDAWQNYWLPLQNRVQELKLRLTNSQALSDIEKEIAIYERSAAKDFTYQYFILKLNH comes from the coding sequence ATGTATTTAATTTCAGAATTAGCGTTTAAGGCGGGGCTCTCTCGAACCACTCTGCTTTACTACGAGAAATTAGGATTGATTCGGGGACAACGTCTTGATAATGGCTATCGCTACTACAACGAGAGTGATCTGCAGCAACTGTTTCTTATCCAACAGCTTCAGAGTGCGGGGCTCTCATTGAAAGAGTGTGAAGAGTGCTTACAGGCGAAACTAGACCGAACCCTATTGGAAAGACGTTTAAGCCAACTCGATGATGAAATTGAGAAAAAGGTTCGTGCTCGAGAGTTGCTTTTAGCCTTGCTCGGCGAACGTCCACAAAGAGAGTTACACCACTCTCTCAGTAAACATGCTCCGAGCGCTTACTTAAGTTGGCTCAACACGCAAGGTTACAGTGAAAAAGAGGCGTTCCGATTAAAATGGTTATCGAAAGATATGAATGAACACGACATCTATATGCAAGATTTCATGAAGGTTTTTGCCACTTTGCAACGCTGGGGCCCCGGTGGTGAGCAAGATACCTTAAAAGCCATTTCCTTGATGTCGATACAAAACATGCAGCACATTCTCGACATCGGCTGCGGAACGGGCCTTTCGACACTCCTGCTGGCTGAAAACAGTTCGGCACACATTACTGCCGTCGATAATGAACCCATCGCGATTGAACAACTTGAGAAGCAACGCCAGCACTCACCATGGAAAGAGCGGATATCCCCAGTATTGGGTTCCATGACAGCGCTCCCCTTTGCAGCGAAAAGCTTTGATGCAATCTGGGCAGAAGGCTGTGTTTACATCATGGGCATGGAGAACGCCCTCAAGCAGTGGAAACCTTTTTTAGCTGATAACGGCATCTTGATGGTCAGTGATTTGGTCTGGCTCACTGAGAATCCGGAACCGGAAACTCAACAATTTTGGCAATCCGAATACCCTGATATCCAATCGATACCTTCTCGAATCAAGCTTTTCAAAAAGCTGGGTTATGAGGTGATGGAGCATTTCTCATTAGGCGTTGATGCATGGCAAAACTACTGGCTACCACTGCAAAACCGTGTCCAAGAGTTAAAACTTCGGCTGACAAACTCCCAAGCCTTGTCTGACATAGAAAAAGAGATTGCTATCTATGAACGAAGTGCTGCCAAAGACTTTACTTATCAATATTTTATTTTGAAACTTAACCACTAG